Genomic DNA from uncultured Methanospirillum sp.:
GACCGGAGGCGACTTTTTTGATATCCGCAGACGGGTGATTGAAGCAACCAGCCTTTCTGTCGGATCAGTCCCCTTGTACCAGGCATTCATCGAGGCAGCACGCAAGGAAGGAGCAGTCATTCACATGCGTGAGGATGATCTCTTCAGGATCACAGCCGAGCAGGCAAAACTCGGTACCAACTTCATGGCAATTCACACCGGTATCAACCGGATCACCCTTGAGCGTCTCCAGCGGCAGGGTCGCCACGGAGGTCTCTGCTCACGGGGAGGTGCATTCCTCACTGCGTGGATGCTCCACAACGACAAGGAGAACCCGCTCTTTGCAGAGTTCGACTACCTCTGTGAGATCCTCAAGGAGCACGAGGTCACCTTATCGACCGGGAACGGGATGCGTGCAGGAGCCGTCCATGATGCAACCGACCGTGCCCAGATACAGGAACTGATCATAAACGCTGAGCTCGGTGACAAGGCTCATGAGCAGGGTATCCAGGTGATCGTGGAAGGTCCGGGACATGTGCCGCTTGATGAGATCGAGACCAACGTGAAACTGATGAAGCGGATGTCAGGGAACAAACCCTTCTACATGCTCGGGCCGATCGTCACCGATATTGCGCCCGGATACGACGACCGGGTTGCCGCCATCGGAGCTGCCATGTCATCCTCGTACGGTGCAGACTTCATCTGTTACGTCACTCCTGCAGAACACCTCGCACTGCCCAATTTAGAGGATGTGTACGAAGGTGTGATGAGCAGCAGGATTGCAGCTCATGTGGGCGACATGATCAAACTGAAGAAGCGGGATCAGGACCTTGCCATGGGTCATGCACGACGTGACCTGGACTGGGATGCCCAGTACAACCTTGCCATCAACCCGGAGAGGGCACGCAAGATCAGGGCCGAACGGATGCCTGCAGACAGGGAAGCCTGCACGATGTGTGGTGATTACTGCGCCCTGAAGATCGCTAATAATGTGATCAAGAAGTTGAACTAAAGACAACGTCACTGACCTGATATCAGAATCCACCTGGATTCTAAAGTTGATCAACTACTTTTTTTCAACGGTAAGCAGAGGTACCGAATGCTCCAAAAGACACTCTCCTGCAGAAAAACTGCTGAAGGGAGTATCCAGGAACCTGGTAGAAGATCATCCTCCTCGAATGTGATACCCGGAGCAGGAGTGATCGGACAGTCGTGATCACGTGATAGGACAGAAGTAAGAACTCAGAAAAAAGAGCGATGCCGGATACCGGCATGCGTGTTGTAAAGATACTGATTATTCAGAAGGCAGAAAGCCACAAGCGTATCGATTAATCTAGAGGGACTGTCTCAAGGTTGGAGACCAGTTCCCATACACGGGTTCTTGCGTGCATCGGCATATTGGAATCATTGCTGATCTCGTCGATCTTGGATATCGCTTCGGCTGCCCTGAGGCCAACCTGTTTATCTTTATTTTGTAAAAGTGTGCGTGTCTCGTCAGCGACCCGCCTGATATTGCGCGGAATCGTTCCGTCATCGATAATGGCGGAAAGCATCTGTATACAGTAATCTACCGTCTGTTCCGGATTTGGCATGCTATCACCCGTGAGAGAGCTTCTCTTATTATTACTTACTGACCCTCATAAAACTATAGTGAAGTTATGAGAAAGCCAGACGAGATCATGGCAGAGTATCTCCTGAAGGGAGGAAAGATGCTTGCAAAAACTTGTCAGAACTGCGGCTCTCCACTTTTTGAATACAAGGGGGAGACACTCTGCGTGGTATGCAGGGAGACCGAATCTGCCAGTAAGGATGAAGAGAAGAGAGAGTTGAACACCAGAGATCAGGTATCAGGATCCGGAACAGCAAAACCGGGTATATCCAAGATTAAGTCAAACCTCAACCTGGATGAGCAGTTTGAACGAACCATCAAAACCCTGCTTGTCAGGATCGAGGAGGAACCGGATTCACGAAGACTAACAGAACTGACAGAGGCAGTGAAGGAGGTCGTAAAAGCATACGCAATAGTGAATCAGGGATACGACAACCGGGATAACTCATAAATCCGCTCTGCTTTCTTCGCACCAATTCCCGGAACCTGTAATAGTGCGTCGCGGTCAGCCTGTATGACAGCCTGGACCGAGCCGAAGGCTGTGAGGAGTGCTCTTGCATGTTTCAATCCAATATCAGGAAACGCCGAGATGATCGCTTCCTGTGCTTCGCGATCTCCCTGATATGCGTGTTTCAACGGTGAGCCACGCTCGATGGTGCCCTCCTCGGATTCTCTGCGCGCAAGAACCAGAAGAATCTCTGCGGTCTCCAGTGGATCAGAGGTGGTGAAGATCGTCACACCGAAGTTAATCCCGATCGCTGCCAGTGCCCCGCGTATGGCATTCGGATGGATGTCACGCTGGCTGTAGAGATCGCCACCTTCAATAATCAGCACTGGCTTGGTACAGTTCACTGACATCTGTCTGACCTGGCCGAGCAGATCACGTTCTATAAGCGTGTCGACAAAGTCACGGGCAGTCTTGCGCTCGACAAGAATACGCTCACCGATGCGGTAGTCACCCATTGGGAGACGCTCCACACGGATCCTGGCATCAGCAGAAGAGAGATGTTCGGTCACTTTTGAAACGAGTTCCCGGTCATCAACTACAATTTCCGGGCCGAAATGATCCTCCTGCTCGGTGCGATCTCGGCCAGCCCCTTCAGGACTTACCGTGAGTGCAGACTGAAATTCATTCTTCATCCGCTTCCCAAGACCGGACATCTGTTTCGCCATAGCCCGTTCTTTGCGCACCGAGGTGAACCTGGAGATCTCATCACTTGTACCCCGGGTAACCATCACAATGATCCTGCCGGTGCCATGACGCCCGGTTCTCCCTTTCCGCTGGATACTCCTGATCTCAGACGGAACCGGTTCGTAAAAGATCACGACATCAGTGGAAGGAATATCAAGACCCTCCTCACCGACCGAGGTTGCCACGAGAACCCTGAACTCACCTTCCCTGAACCTCTTCAGAGCTGCGATCTGTTTCTTCTGAGAGAGACCCTTCTCACTGTCCTTTGTTGCCTGACCCACGAACCTCTCTGCTGAAATCCCACGGGCGGCGAGCATCTCAACGATCGTTCTGACTGTGTCACGATAGGTTGCAAAGACGATCACCCTGCTTTCAGGCTGTTCTTCAAGCACCTGCTCAACCAGGGACGGAAGTACCAGAAGTTTTGGGTGGCACTCTTCCTGCCATCCTTCTGCCTTGTTCAGTAGTTCTCCAAACCTAAGATCTTCAGCGATTCGTCTGCTCGCCTTTGATCCACCTGGTGCCTTCCCTTCTGCATCAAGCTTCTGCAGGTACCCCTTGAGAACCAGACATCCCTGTGACTCGGCAAGACCGACAGCGTGGCGTAGCTTCATACACTCGGCATGAATGCTGGCAGCAATAAAGCCACTTGCATCCCGCTCTGCTATCCTCTGCTGGATAAGGGCATTGAGTTCCTGCAACGTCTTCATCGAGAGGTTTTTCCGATCAGGAGCTGGGAGTCCCATTTCCCTAAGTTGGGACAGGCGATCATCGATCAGTTCGTAGAGGAAGGTGAGACACTGCTTCAGTTCATCAGGAAGGCTGACATTGATGATCTCAACCTCCTTCTCGTGAACATAGGGCCTGACATCAGGATCGAGTTCTGATCGTGTCTCAACATGGACGATATGCAGGTTCTCAACAATCCCTGCCACCTTCTCCTGGTTTCCCCCCGGTGAAGCTGTCATGGCAAGGACAAGCGGCTGGATGGCAGTCTCCATGTACCGCTCAACAAGGAAGACATACGCATAATTACCAACCGCACGATGGGCTTCATCAACCACCAGCAGGGAGACGTCGTGTAGTGAGTAACGTCCTGCTATCAGATCGTTCTTCACTACCTGCGGAGTTGCCAGGATCACCGTTGCAGCATCCCACTCGGCTGTCCTTAC
This window encodes:
- a CDS encoding DEAD/DEAH box helicase, which gives rise to MEYINHPFILPDKLEKRTYQFSIAMRCLDGNTLVVIPTGLGKTAVALIVAASRLYSTGGKVLMLAPTKPLVEQHLRYFQSHLNLLDAPEGSCVIFTGEAAPAVRTAEWDAATVILATPQVVKNDLIAGRYSLHDVSLLVVDEAHRAVGNYAYVFLVERYMETAIQPLVLAMTASPGGNQEKVAGIVENLHIVHVETRSELDPDVRPYVHEKEVEIINVSLPDELKQCLTFLYELIDDRLSQLREMGLPAPDRKNLSMKTLQELNALIQQRIAERDASGFIAASIHAECMKLRHAVGLAESQGCLVLKGYLQKLDAEGKAPGGSKASRRIAEDLRFGELLNKAEGWQEECHPKLLVLPSLVEQVLEEQPESRVIVFATYRDTVRTIVEMLAARGISAERFVGQATKDSEKGLSQKKQIAALKRFREGEFRVLVATSVGEEGLDIPSTDVVIFYEPVPSEIRSIQRKGRTGRHGTGRIIVMVTRGTSDEISRFTSVRKERAMAKQMSGLGKRMKNEFQSALTVSPEGAGRDRTEQEDHFGPEIVVDDRELVSKVTEHLSSADARIRVERLPMGDYRIGERILVERKTARDFVDTLIERDLLGQVRQMSVNCTKPVLIIEGGDLYSQRDIHPNAIRGALAAIGINFGVTIFTTSDPLETAEILLVLARRESEEGTIERGSPLKHAYQGDREAQEAIISAFPDIGLKHARALLTAFGSVQAVIQADRDALLQVPGIGAKKAERIYELSRLSYP
- the thiC gene encoding phosphomethylpyrimidine synthase ThiC, which produces MSIVEDARRGIITEEMKTVAAQEGVSEDYIRRGIAAGHIVIPVSPYRKVKVCGIGEGLRTKVNCSIGTSSDIVDVDMEVEKAKVGEKAGADTLMELSTGGDFFDIRRRVIEATSLSVGSVPLYQAFIEAARKEGAVIHMREDDLFRITAEQAKLGTNFMAIHTGINRITLERLQRQGRHGGLCSRGGAFLTAWMLHNDKENPLFAEFDYLCEILKEHEVTLSTGNGMRAGAVHDATDRAQIQELIINAELGDKAHEQGIQVIVEGPGHVPLDEIETNVKLMKRMSGNKPFYMLGPIVTDIAPGYDDRVAAIGAAMSSSYGADFICYVTPAEHLALPNLEDVYEGVMSSRIAAHVGDMIKLKKRDQDLAMGHARRDLDWDAQYNLAINPERARKIRAERMPADREACTMCGDYCALKIANNVIKKLN
- a CDS encoding Sjogren's syndrome/scleroderma autoantigen 1 family protein codes for the protein MRKPDEIMAEYLLKGGKMLAKTCQNCGSPLFEYKGETLCVVCRETESASKDEEKRELNTRDQVSGSGTAKPGISKIKSNLNLDEQFERTIKTLLVRIEEEPDSRRLTELTEAVKEVVKAYAIVNQGYDNRDNS
- a CDS encoding UPF0147 family protein, producing MPNPEQTVDYCIQMLSAIIDDGTIPRNIRRVADETRTLLQNKDKQVGLRAAEAISKIDEISNDSNMPMHARTRVWELVSNLETVPLD